The following proteins are co-located in the Arctopsyche grandis isolate Sample6627 chromosome 3, ASM5162203v2, whole genome shotgun sequence genome:
- the LOC143909476 gene encoding heart- and neural crest derivatives-expressed protein 2-like isoform X2 has product MSSYGSCSPERTSSEMDYCEPQFYCSTRPHYHSMQDLNCQNGISSSDMGDEDISRIQYWNREDSPGLHGNSMYHHNYGSYNSYGYEEGHNVHITQSEQHLQNFQYHMNGLQHSSSTPALSTMDCEMGSGLSSGITRDQDGCLQTVQHGVPGVPFVRVVKRRNTANKKERRRTQSINTAFSDLRECIPNVPADTKLSKIKTLRLATSYISYLMGVLESDNEPAGGFRAELSGAGSRRARAEQARLMPHSVKNHRNHNNNNNNNNQIKSSCGQDNIVRRNSCELQSNNQISQEPVRRAKGRTGWPQHVWALELKQEQNL; this is encoded by the exons atgtCTAGTTACGGGTCATGTTCTCCTGAAAGAACCTCGTCTGAAATGGACTACTGCGAGCCACAGTTTTACTGTTCAACCAGACCACACTATCACAGCATGCAAGATTTAAATTGTCAAA ATGGGATTTCAAGCAGTGATATGGGAGATGAGGACATAAGTCGGATTCAGTATTGGAACAGGGAGGATTCACCGGGTTTACATGGAAATTCTATGTATCATCATAATTATGGCTCCTACAATAGCTATG gcTATGAAGAAGGTCACAACGTTCACATTACACAGTCGGAGCAACATCTTCAGAACTTTCAGTACCACATGAATGGTCTTCAACATTCGTCTTCAACCCCCGCTCTCTCAACGATGGATTGTGAAATGGGTTCTGGATTATCGAGCGGCATTACTAGAGATCAGGATGGATGTCTTCAAACGGTGCAGCATGGTGTGCCTGGTGTGCCTTTTGTGAGGGTAGTCAAACGAAGAAATACTGCCAATAAGAAAGAAAGACGAAGAACTCAAAGCATCAACACAGCCTTTTCAGATTTGAGGGAGTGCATACCTAATGTACCAGCCGACACGAAACTTAGCAAA ATAAAAACACTGAGATTAGCCACATCATACATATCGTATTTGATGGGTGTGTTGGAGTCAGATAATGAACCCGCCGGAGGGTTCAGGGCTGAACTTTCAGGAGCAGGTTCCAGGAGAGCCAGGGCTGAGCAGGCTCGTCTAATGCCACACTCGGTCAAAAACCATAGAAACCATaacaataacaacaacaataacAACCAAATCAAGTCGAGCTGCGGTCAAGACAACATAGTGAGAAGAAACAGCTGCGAG TTGCAGTCTAATAATCAAATCAGCCAAGAACCAGTGAGAAGAGCAAAAGGAAGGACTGGTTGGCCTCAGCACGTTTGGGCACTGGAGCTAAAGCAAGAACAAAATCTCTaa
- the LOC143909874 gene encoding cytoplasmic aconitate hydratase-like, with protein sequence MSANNPFAKTVKEINVNGKKYKYFDLSSLGSQYDKLPFSIRVLLESCVRNCDGFQVLEKDVNNVLNWETNQTVPGGVEIAFKPARVILQDFTGVPAVVDFAAMRDAVKTLGGDPNHINPICPSDLVIDHSVQVDFARSGDALQKNQELEFERNKERFTFLKWGASAFNRMLIVPPGSGIVHQVNLEHLARVVFADENGLVYPDSVVGTDSHTTMINGLGVLGWGVGGIEAEAVMLGQAISMLLPPVVGYKLVGELNQLATSTDLVLTITKHLRQLGVVGKFVEFFGPGVTKLSIADRATISNMCPEYGATAAFFPVDQRSLDYLIQTNRSNEKVAIIQEYLRASGQLRNYSDPSQDPIFSEVVELDLNTVVTSVSGPKRPHDRVSVSEMKKDFSQCLTNKVGFKGFGLTSEKLKSSGSFTYHDSKEYSITHGSVVIAAITSCTNTSNPSVMLGAGMLAKKAVEAGLKVLPYIKTSLSPGSGVVTYYLQESGVIPYLEKLGFDVVGYGCMTCIGNSGPIEENIANTIEQNELVCCGVLSGNRNFEGRIHPNTRANYLASPLLVIAYAIAGTVDIDFEKQPLGNRADGSPVYLCDIWPTREEIHEVEQKFVIPAMFKEVYAKIEKGSPSWQALQAPGGHLYPWDTSSTYIKHPPFFEGMTKELPTITNIESARCLLHLGDSVTTDHISPAGSIARNSPAARYLSEKGLTPREFNSYGSRRGNDAVMARGTFANTRIVNKLLNGVPGPRTKHLPSGDTMDVFDCAYRYAEENVSLILLVGKDYGSGSSRDWAAKGPYLLGIKAVIAESYERIHRSNLVGMGIIPLQFKDGESSTSLGLSGEEKFSIKLPADLKPLQTITVDVDDGRKFDVIVRFDTEVDLTYFKHGGILNYMVRKIAM encoded by the exons ATGTCTG cAAACAACCCATTTGCTAAAACTGTGAAGGAAATCAATGttaatggaaaaaaatacaagTACTTTGACTTGTCATCACTTGGTTCTCAATATG aTAAGTTACCGTTCAGCATCAGAGTGTTGCTAGAATCGTGCGTGAGAAATTGCGATGGCTTTCAAGTACTTGAAAAAGATGTCAATAATGTACTAAATTGGGAAACCAATCAAACTGTTCCCGGTGGAGTGGAAATAGCCTTTAAACCGGCAAGAGTCATTTTGCAG GACTTTACTGGCGTACCCGCCGTGGTGGACTTTGCGGCCATGAGAGATGCCGTGAAGACATTAGGCGGTGATCCTAATCATATTAATCCAATCTGTCCATCTGACCTCGTCATCGACCACTCTGTTCAGGTTGACTTTGCTAGAAG TGGGGATGCTCTACAAAAGAATCAAGAGTTAGAGTTTGAAAGAAATAAGGAGCGTTTCACTTTCCTTAAA tGGGGTGCCAGTGCTTTCAATCGTATGTTGATTGTTCCTCCTGGATCGGGAATTGTACATCAGGTCAATTTGGAACATTTAGCACGAGTCGTGTTTGCTGACGAGAATGGTCTTGTCTATCCCGATTCTGTAGTGGGAACTGATTCTCATACCACTATGATCAACGGCTTAGGTGTACTCGGTTGGGGTGTTGGAG gcATCGAGGCTGAAGCTGTCATGCTGGGACAAGCTATTTCCATGTTGCTACCGCCAGTTGTCGGTTATAAACTTGTCGGTGAACTTAATCAACTCGCTACTTCTACTGATCTTGTTCTTACAATTACAaag CATCTTCGTCAACTAGGTGTCGTTGGAaaatttgttgaattctttggaCCTGGTGTGACCAAGCTCAGTATTGCTGATAGGGCTACTATTTCAAACATGTGTCCTGAGTATGGTGCAACTGCTGCTTTCTTCCCCGTCGATCAACGATCCTTGGACTATCTCATACAAACAA ATCGTTCTAATGAAAAAGTGGCTATTATCCAGGAGTATCTCAGAGCTAGTGGACAGTTGAGGAATTATTCTGATCCTAGTCAAGATCCTATTTTCTCTGAA gtTGTTGAATTGGATTTGAACACCGTCGTTACATCTGTCAGTGGACCTAAAAGACCCCACGATAGAGTATCTGTGTCGGAGATGAAGAAGGATTTCAGCCAGTGCTTGACAAATAAG GTGGGATTCAAAGGCTTCGGATTGACATCTGAAAAGTTGAAATCTTCGGGATCATTCACATATCATGATAGTAAAGAATACAGTATCACACATGGTTCGGTCGTTATCGCTGCTATTACATCATGCACCAACACGAGCAATCCTAGCGTCATGCTCGGTGCTG GAATGCTTGCAAAAAAAGCTGTCGAAGCTGGACTGAAAGTGCTGCCTTATATTAAAACTTCATTATCGCCCGGCTCGGGTGTAGTCACTTATTATCTACAA GAATCTGGTGTGATACCGTATTTGGAAAAACTGGGATTCGACGTTGTAGGCTATGGTTGTATGACTTGTATTGGTAATTCGGGACCGATTGAAGAAAACATTGCTAATACTATTGAACAG aatgAGTTAGTTTGTTGTGGTGTTCTGTCTGGTAACAGAAATTTTGAAGGTAGAATTCATCCAAATACACGTGCCAATTATCTGGCATCTCCACTTCTTGTCATCGCATATGCTATTGCTGGAACTGTAGATATTGATTTCGAAAAACAACCACTCG GAAACAGAGCTGATGGATCGCCTGTGTATCTCTGCGATATTTGGCCTACTCGAGAAGAAATTCACGAAGTCGAGCAAAAGTTTGTCATACCTGCAATGTTCAAAGAA gtTTACGCTAAAATTGAGAAGGGATCTCCATCTTGGCAAGCTCTTCAGGCTCCTGGTGGACATTTGTATCCTTGGGACActtcttctacatacataaagcaTCCTCCATTTTTCGAAGGAATGACCAAA GAGCTTCCCACAATTACAAATATAGAATCAGCAAGGTGTCTATTACATCTGGGCGATTCGGTAACAACTGATCATATTTCGCCAGCAGGCAGCATTGCTAGAAATAGTCCGGCTGCTAGATATCTCTCAGAAAAAGG GTTGACTCCGAGGGAGTTTAATTCATATGGATCAAGGAGAGGTAATGATGCCGTGATGGCCAGAGGTACTTTTGCTAACACTCGTATAGTAAACAAACTTCTTAATGGTGTACCGGGTCCACGTACAAAACATTTACCATCGGGTGATACTATGGATGTATTCGATTGTGCATACAG GTATGCTGAAGAGAATGTATCACTAATTCTTCTCGTTGGTAAAGACTATGGCTCGGGTTCAAGCCGAGATTGGGCAGCAAAGGGACCATATCTTTTG GGAATCAAAGCTGTCATTGCCGAATCATATGAAAGGATTCACCGTTCTAATTTGGTTGGTATGGGAATTATTCCCCTTCAATTTAAAGATGGGGAAAGTTCAACGTCACTTGGTTTGAGTGGGGAAGAAAAGTTTTCTATCAAATTACCTGCTGATTTGAAACCTCTTCAAACAATTACTGTCGAT GTGGATGATGGTCGTAAGTTTGATGTGATTGTTAGGTTTGACACTGAAGTGGATCTTACTTATTTCAAACATGGTGGTATTCTTAATTACATGGTTCGAAAAATTGCTATGTAA
- the LOC143909476 gene encoding heart- and neural crest derivatives-expressed protein 2-like isoform X1 gives MRLEENLLNSYGSCSPERTSSEMDYCEPQFYCSTRPHYHSMQDLNCQNGISSSDMGDEDISRIQYWNREDSPGLHGNSMYHHNYGSYNSYGYEEGHNVHITQSEQHLQNFQYHMNGLQHSSSTPALSTMDCEMGSGLSSGITRDQDGCLQTVQHGVPGVPFVRVVKRRNTANKKERRRTQSINTAFSDLRECIPNVPADTKLSKIKTLRLATSYISYLMGVLESDNEPAGGFRAELSGAGSRRARAEQARLMPHSVKNHRNHNNNNNNNNQIKSSCGQDNIVRRNSCELQSNNQISQEPVRRAKGRTGWPQHVWALELKQEQNL, from the exons ATGAGGCTTGAAGAAAATTTACTGAATAG TTACGGGTCATGTTCTCCTGAAAGAACCTCGTCTGAAATGGACTACTGCGAGCCACAGTTTTACTGTTCAACCAGACCACACTATCACAGCATGCAAGATTTAAATTGTCAAA ATGGGATTTCAAGCAGTGATATGGGAGATGAGGACATAAGTCGGATTCAGTATTGGAACAGGGAGGATTCACCGGGTTTACATGGAAATTCTATGTATCATCATAATTATGGCTCCTACAATAGCTATG gcTATGAAGAAGGTCACAACGTTCACATTACACAGTCGGAGCAACATCTTCAGAACTTTCAGTACCACATGAATGGTCTTCAACATTCGTCTTCAACCCCCGCTCTCTCAACGATGGATTGTGAAATGGGTTCTGGATTATCGAGCGGCATTACTAGAGATCAGGATGGATGTCTTCAAACGGTGCAGCATGGTGTGCCTGGTGTGCCTTTTGTGAGGGTAGTCAAACGAAGAAATACTGCCAATAAGAAAGAAAGACGAAGAACTCAAAGCATCAACACAGCCTTTTCAGATTTGAGGGAGTGCATACCTAATGTACCAGCCGACACGAAACTTAGCAAA ATAAAAACACTGAGATTAGCCACATCATACATATCGTATTTGATGGGTGTGTTGGAGTCAGATAATGAACCCGCCGGAGGGTTCAGGGCTGAACTTTCAGGAGCAGGTTCCAGGAGAGCCAGGGCTGAGCAGGCTCGTCTAATGCCACACTCGGTCAAAAACCATAGAAACCATaacaataacaacaacaataacAACCAAATCAAGTCGAGCTGCGGTCAAGACAACATAGTGAGAAGAAACAGCTGCGAG TTGCAGTCTAATAATCAAATCAGCCAAGAACCAGTGAGAAGAGCAAAAGGAAGGACTGGTTGGCCTCAGCACGTTTGGGCACTGGAGCTAAAGCAAGAACAAAATCTCTaa